Sequence from the Leptospira johnsonii genome:
AGACGGCGTTATTTCCGGTTTAGCCTTAGGAGTGGATGCATCAGCCATGTCCCAGGCACTGGATAGAGAAATTCCTGTAATAGGAGTTATGGGAACAGGCCCGGAAAAAGAATATCCTCACGAAAATAGGATTTTATATAAAAGAATGAAATCTTCCGGAAATGGTTTAGTGATCACGGAATGCCCTCCCGGTTTTGAAGTGAGAAAATATGCATTCCCGAAAAGAAATAGGATCATTACCGGGATCTCACCTTCTCTCTTAGTGATGGAGGCTCCTGCAAAAAGTGGAGCATTGTCTTCTGCATCAAATGCGATCTCTCAGGATCGAGATGTTTTTGTTTTTGATCATCCTTTACAAACCCAGAACCAAGGTGGGAAAAAATTACTCTTCGAAGGCGCTACTCCCGTTTCGTTTGATAATTGTCACAAAGAAGGAGAGAAGATTTTTCATTTAGAAGAAATTCTTCCGTCCAACTTCGAAGAAGTCCCTGGAATGCTTGCTCGATTGGGAAAAAACAAATTGAATGGTAATTGGATCGATCTAGGAAACGGTTTCATTCGATCCGTTCAATAAATAAAAAGGAATCAAACTTGTCTCTTTGGAATCGGTATAAGTCCGAACTATCCGAACAATCTCCCGCTTGGTCCTTAGGATTTTTTAGATTCGGGTTCGGTATTCTTTTATTTTTCATCTCGGCGCGTTA
This genomic interval carries:
- a CDS encoding DNA-processing protein DprA; the protein is MDFLSLSSPSLYRILTRSRFLSQSLSKWEVLEKLKEILPKDLKEKAKLDSKHYSSSLKKLGAEIVSYFDPEYPDLLKEIYDPPPNLFCFGNISLLKLSYLAVVGTRKVSPITLNYSKLIPDFVQSLGLDGVISGLALGVDASAMSQALDREIPVIGVMGTGPEKEYPHENRILYKRMKSSGNGLVITECPPGFEVRKYAFPKRNRIITGISPSLLVMEAPAKSGALSSASNAISQDRDVFVFDHPLQTQNQGGKKLLFEGATPVSFDNCHKEGEKIFHLEEILPSNFEEVPGMLARLGKNKLNGNWIDLGNGFIRSVQ